The Saccharothrix variisporea genome has a segment encoding these proteins:
- a CDS encoding UbiA prenyltransferase family protein — MKRLGGEDVVPSPRTAVESVRPVVRPSRLPAALVLLRPRQWVKNVFVLIVPLAVDPVALWHDLVVALSTMVTFTAASAAVYVLNDWLDRDNDRLHPVKRHRPVASGRVGPVSALLLGAGCLAVLVACGVWLPWPAQAAVAGYAVLNLAYCLRLKHYPLVDVSAVAAGFVLRAVAGSLAVAAPFNPALVLCVYFSCLLMSLGKRRHELATARDHAAAQRPALTGYSVPLLDQLIAVLLAATLVAYEMFVLSGPHPQAAVLSVVTVPFVVFALCRYAYLLAVHRSGGEPGRDVLTDVPLVVNAVLWLACLALGRLL, encoded by the coding sequence GTGAAGCGGCTCGGCGGGGAGGACGTCGTGCCCAGCCCGCGCACGGCGGTGGAGTCGGTCCGCCCGGTGGTCCGGCCGTCCCGATTACCGGCGGCGCTGGTGCTGCTGCGGCCGCGGCAGTGGGTGAAGAACGTCTTCGTGCTGATCGTGCCGCTGGCCGTGGACCCGGTGGCGTTGTGGCACGATCTCGTCGTCGCACTGTCCACAATGGTCACTTTTACGGCCGCGTCGGCGGCGGTCTACGTGCTCAACGACTGGCTGGACCGGGACAATGACCGGCTGCACCCCGTGAAGCGGCACCGGCCGGTGGCCAGCGGACGGGTCGGTCCGGTGAGCGCGTTGCTGCTGGGCGCCGGGTGCCTGGCGGTGTTGGTGGCGTGCGGGGTGTGGTTGCCGTGGCCGGCGCAGGCCGCGGTGGCGGGGTACGCGGTGCTCAACCTGGCGTATTGCCTGCGGCTCAAGCACTACCCGCTGGTGGACGTGAGCGCGGTGGCCGCCGGGTTCGTGCTGCGCGCGGTGGCGGGCAGCCTGGCGGTGGCGGCGCCGTTCAACCCCGCACTGGTGCTCTGCGTGTACTTCTCGTGCCTGCTGATGTCGTTGGGCAAGCGGCGGCACGAGCTGGCCACCGCGCGGGACCACGCCGCCGCCCAGCGGCCCGCGCTGACCGGGTACTCGGTGCCGCTGCTGGACCAGCTCATCGCCGTGCTGCTGGCGGCCACGCTGGTCGCCTACGAGATGTTCGTCCTGTCCGGCCCACACCCGCAGGCGGCCGTGCTGTCCGTGGTGACCGTGCCTTTCGTGGTGTTCGCGCTGTGCCGGTACGCGTACCTGCTGGCGGTGCACCGCAGCGGCGGGGAACCGGGGCGGGACGTGCTGACCGACGTGCCCCTGGTGGTCAACGCGGTGCTGTGGTTGGCGTGTCTGGCCCTGGGGAGGCTGCTGTGA
- a CDS encoding glycosyltransferase family 4 protein produces the protein MSQPHRFDVTVMLDYYAPYVSGLTESARLTAEGLARRGWKVAVVCARHDPALPRHEVLHGVHVFRAPVLARVSRGFLSPALPVLAGKLAARSDILHMHLPNPEAAFVAAARGPAKLVVTYHIDAFLPDGVVNRLGLWAVDQACKAAVRKADLVITNSEEQARGSRIWPTIRRRALLPIPSPCLDRSGGEPRLRDGDGLHIGFMGRITVEKGIEYLIRAFRAIPDPAARLLIAGDDRSVAGGSNIAQLRREAGDDPRIRFTGLLRGQAVRDFYASIDVFALPSIAESFGIVQVEAMMTGVPPVTTELPGSDYPVKATGFGRLVPPRDPAALRAALLEVARLPAEDRAAGREAAVKLFGGETSLDAHEEAFRRLRGRP, from the coding sequence GTGTCGCAACCCCACCGGTTCGACGTGACGGTGATGCTCGACTACTACGCCCCCTACGTCAGCGGCCTGACCGAGTCCGCGCGGCTGACCGCGGAAGGCCTGGCCCGGCGCGGCTGGAAGGTCGCGGTCGTGTGCGCCCGGCACGACCCCGCGCTGCCGCGCCACGAGGTCCTCCACGGCGTCCACGTGTTCCGGGCGCCGGTCCTGGCCCGGGTCAGCCGCGGTTTCCTCAGCCCGGCGCTGCCGGTGCTCGCGGGGAAGCTCGCCGCGCGCTCGGACATCCTGCACATGCACCTGCCCAACCCCGAGGCGGCGTTCGTGGCCGCCGCACGCGGTCCCGCCAAGCTCGTCGTGACCTACCACATCGACGCGTTCCTGCCCGACGGCGTGGTCAACCGGCTCGGGCTGTGGGCGGTCGACCAGGCGTGCAAGGCGGCCGTGCGCAAGGCGGACCTGGTCATCACCAACAGCGAGGAGCAGGCGCGGGGGTCGCGGATCTGGCCGACCATCCGCCGCCGCGCCCTGCTGCCGATCCCGTCCCCGTGCCTGGACCGCAGCGGTGGCGAACCCCGGCTGCGCGACGGGGACGGGCTGCACATCGGGTTCATGGGCCGGATCACCGTGGAGAAGGGGATCGAGTACCTGATCCGGGCGTTCCGCGCGATCCCCGACCCGGCGGCCCGGCTGCTGATCGCGGGCGACGACCGGTCCGTGGCCGGCGGCAGCAACATCGCCCAACTGCGGCGGGAAGCCGGCGACGACCCGCGCATCCGGTTCACCGGGCTGTTGCGCGGCCAGGCCGTGCGGGACTTCTACGCCTCCATCGACGTGTTCGCGCTGCCCTCGATCGCCGAGTCGTTCGGGATCGTGCAGGTCGAGGCGATGATGACCGGTGTCCCGCCGGTGACCACCGAGCTGCCCGGGTCGGACTACCCGGTCAAGGCGACCGGGTTCGGCCGGCTGGTGCCTCCACGCGACCCGGCGGCGCTGCGGGCGGCGCTGCTGGAGGTGGCGCGGCTGCCCGCCGAGGACCGGGCGGCGGGGCGCGAGGCGGCGGTGAAGCTGTTCGGCGGCGAGACCTCGCTGGACGCGCACGAAGAGGCGTTCCGGCGGCTGCGCGGTCGGCCGTGA
- a CDS encoding class I SAM-dependent methyltransferase has protein sequence MTSTRLTLLPKSGLTPTSEVDHPRWNYLPVLRAVQRRRFRIIVDLLGGTRFGRLLEIGYGSGVFLPELARHCAELHGVDPHPMRRQVEATLARHGVPATLATASVEALPYDTASFDCMVSVSTLEYVPDIEAACREMRRVLRPGGTLVVCTPGTGSLWDLPLRVLTRQGPSQYGDRRERLQPALRGHFRVEREIRVPDLGAALRLYTGLRLTS, from the coding sequence ATGACCTCGACCCGGTTGACGCTGCTGCCCAAGTCCGGCCTGACCCCCACCAGCGAGGTGGACCACCCGCGGTGGAACTACCTGCCGGTGCTGCGCGCGGTGCAGCGACGGCGGTTCCGGATCATCGTCGACCTGCTCGGCGGCACCCGGTTCGGGCGGCTGCTGGAGATCGGGTACGGCAGCGGGGTGTTCCTGCCGGAACTGGCCCGGCACTGCGCCGAACTGCACGGCGTGGACCCGCACCCGATGCGGCGGCAGGTGGAGGCGACCCTGGCGCGGCACGGCGTGCCCGCGACCCTGGCGACGGCGAGCGTCGAGGCACTGCCGTACGACACGGCGTCCTTCGACTGCATGGTCTCGGTGAGCACGCTGGAGTACGTGCCCGACATCGAGGCGGCGTGCCGGGAGATGCGGAGGGTCCTGCGGCCCGGCGGCACACTGGTGGTGTGCACGCCGGGCACGGGATCGCTGTGGGACCTGCCACTGCGCGTGCTGACCCGACAGGGGCCGAGCCAGTACGGCGACCGCCGAGAACGCCTGCAACCCGCGCTGCGCGGTCACTTCCGGGTGGAGCGCGAGATCCGGGTGCCGGACCTCGGTGCTGCCTTGCGGCTGTACACCGGCCTGCGGTTGACCAGCTAG
- a CDS encoding ATP-binding protein — protein sequence MGEIGPEDVKALALGLRRLLDLAGGLVDDVGEPPPLVAKVQEHLGCDLDSVVSVVSRFETWEHVNLHRGVEAYLAAHGTPEPGWFGVSGQNRGHEDIVDMLVAARRQKNQGVGAAEYTTAATGPDDSVDIVQLGLAPTRAPDGTPVLIGVRGYNEYGPPACKLEVLAADRGAARAVGVEVEKLMRAHDVFRGQVLAFGVSEHRGNELVTFLPRPALDADDVVLPEGLLDSIEQHVVGIAEHSEQLLAAGQHLKRGLLLHGPPGTGKTHTVRFLMSRLHECTVILLTGPAMRFLHQASALARRLQPSMVVIEDVDLIAMDRSHSKGGSTPLLFSLLDTMDGVGADADVTFVLTTNRADELERALADRPGRIDLAVEVPRPDAEGRLRLLRLYGREVDLRADLAPVVEATEGVTASFIKELLRRAVLDAVRRNGSATPVIGDELLALARAMTDQRHALTSTLLGGSPG from the coding sequence ATGGGGGAAATAGGTCCGGAAGACGTCAAAGCGCTGGCCCTGGGGTTGCGGCGACTGCTCGACCTCGCCGGCGGCCTGGTGGACGACGTGGGTGAGCCGCCGCCGCTGGTGGCCAAGGTCCAGGAGCACCTCGGGTGCGACTTGGACTCGGTCGTCTCGGTGGTCAGCCGGTTCGAGACGTGGGAGCACGTCAACCTGCACCGCGGGGTGGAGGCCTACCTCGCCGCCCACGGCACGCCGGAGCCCGGGTGGTTCGGGGTCAGCGGGCAGAACCGCGGGCACGAGGACATCGTCGACATGCTGGTGGCGGCTCGGCGGCAGAAGAACCAAGGGGTGGGCGCGGCCGAGTACACCACCGCCGCCACCGGGCCGGACGACAGCGTGGACATCGTCCAACTGGGACTGGCGCCCACCCGGGCACCCGACGGCACACCGGTGCTCATCGGGGTCCGGGGCTACAACGAGTACGGACCGCCCGCCTGCAAGCTGGAGGTCCTGGCCGCCGACCGCGGTGCCGCCCGCGCGGTCGGGGTCGAGGTCGAGAAGCTGATGCGGGCGCACGACGTGTTCCGGGGGCAGGTGCTGGCGTTCGGGGTGAGCGAGCACCGCGGCAACGAGCTGGTGACCTTCCTGCCCCGGCCCGCCCTCGACGCCGACGACGTGGTCCTGCCCGAGGGCCTGCTGGACTCGATCGAACAGCACGTGGTCGGCATCGCCGAGCACTCCGAACAACTCCTCGCCGCCGGCCAGCACCTCAAGCGGGGCCTCCTGCTGCACGGTCCGCCCGGCACCGGCAAGACGCACACCGTGCGGTTCCTGATGAGCCGGCTGCACGAGTGCACGGTGATCCTGCTGACCGGCCCGGCGATGCGGTTCCTGCACCAGGCTTCGGCCCTGGCCCGACGCCTCCAACCGTCCATGGTGGTCATCGAGGACGTGGACCTCATCGCCATGGACCGCTCGCACAGCAAGGGCGGCTCCACTCCCCTGCTGTTCAGCCTGCTGGACACGATGGACGGCGTGGGCGCCGACGCGGACGTCACCTTCGTCCTGACCACCAACCGCGCCGACGAGCTGGAACGCGCCCTCGCCGACCGCCCCGGCCGCATCGACCTCGCGGTGGAGGTCCCCCGCCCCGACGCCGAGGGCCGCCTGCGACTGCTCCGCCTCTACGGCCGAGAGGTCGACCTGCGAGCGGACCTGGCGCCGGTGGTCGAGGCGACGGAGGGCGTGACGGCGAGCTTCATCAAGGAGCTCCTGCGCCGCGCGGTCCTGGACGCGGTACGCCGCAACGGTTCCGCCACCCCGGTGATCGGCGACGAACTCCTCGCCCTGGCCCGTGCCATGACCGACCAACGACACGCACTGACCAGCACCCTCCTGGGCGGCAGCCCTGGCTGA
- a CDS encoding VWD domain-containing protein: MNPIVRCALVVAALFLASPAGPAHAQRPPGLDLTLSTQKPRYAPGEQVVLTATVTNRAHVPCQVAAVPDAALQLTAASVDGKELFPTFGRTTYELGLDAAVRGSLKVLAPGESVSFPVGGAPGWLSATSPLRGDGMTASWDVRAGGDYRVSALYRSPVPADSRCAAISGAATVGFAVGDEPPAGPPLWFWLAGGAGVVLLVALVVLVLRRGRGSAAVVLAVGVVAGLAAVDVRPASASTEIVGDADFVGAIHACFTTISETGPEFKKVIDDLRGPKTPKITIIPKKNPGRLGAATEKDPNDPGGSIIDIQPDEQLDYEPGVTRDSCASLYHELEHARITAEGQDEQTSNTWCGDTGLHKNEVMTMEAENRYRAARRAKAVAEGKPFAEQDPRTAKRTKHRSYVPPYDVVDVSMPSEDCKETSPPGSIRRALGCSVAPRAKVGAAPPFGARRAQSGGKCAVSDGDPHLTTFDGYGYDFQAVGEFVAARSASGDLEVQVRQSALLDDRTVSVNTAVAVEVGGDRVVFTLDGGVLAVAVNGTPAADLPGSVTRTPATAEYSGDAYTVRWPDGSVVDLEPIAPWGIRLSAGPAEPRRGTLSGLLGDFDGNRDDDLTPRGGTPLPQPPSFEQRYRQFGDSWRVTQPESLFDYAPGQDTTTFTDRSLPAGETVIPDDRRASATAACRLAGVRDLLEQCVLDTALTGQPVFAVSTAESESSRTTPPAPGGGPLRDGDTASGTGGKGVFDLELGDAAEFRLVGVTGQIFFQLIDPDGTAHRSTGSTLPGSNGFRVPRPGHHRLEVDGADGFTGDFSFRLVTLKFRKLTAKLDDRVTGTLDVPGRVDLYTFDPQGAEDVQLADPQQCEHFQSGVVPDVPEASVLAPATCAARCRCRWSTRTGRTCW; this comes from the coding sequence ATGAATCCGATCGTCCGCTGCGCGCTGGTCGTCGCGGCGTTGTTCCTCGCGTCGCCGGCCGGGCCCGCGCACGCCCAGCGCCCGCCCGGCCTCGACCTGACCCTGTCCACCCAGAAGCCCCGTTACGCGCCCGGTGAGCAGGTCGTGCTGACCGCCACGGTCACCAACCGGGCCCACGTGCCCTGCCAGGTCGCCGCCGTGCCCGACGCGGCGCTCCAGCTCACCGCCGCCAGCGTCGACGGCAAGGAGCTGTTCCCGACCTTCGGGCGGACCACCTACGAACTGGGCCTCGACGCGGCCGTGCGCGGCAGCCTGAAGGTGCTGGCGCCCGGCGAGAGCGTGTCGTTCCCGGTGGGCGGCGCGCCGGGGTGGCTGAGCGCCACGAGCCCGCTGCGCGGCGACGGGATGACCGCCTCCTGGGACGTCCGGGCGGGCGGCGACTACCGGGTGTCCGCGCTCTACCGGTCCCCGGTCCCGGCCGACTCCCGGTGCGCCGCGATCAGCGGTGCCGCCACGGTGGGGTTCGCGGTCGGGGACGAGCCCCCGGCCGGGCCTCCGCTGTGGTTCTGGCTCGCCGGGGGCGCGGGGGTGGTGCTCCTGGTGGCGCTCGTCGTCCTGGTCCTGCGGCGCGGTCGCGGGTCGGCGGCGGTGGTGCTCGCCGTGGGGGTGGTCGCGGGGCTGGCGGCCGTGGACGTGCGGCCCGCCTCGGCGTCGACCGAGATCGTGGGCGACGCGGACTTCGTGGGCGCGATCCACGCCTGCTTCACGACGATCTCCGAGACCGGTCCGGAGTTCAAGAAGGTGATCGACGACCTCCGCGGCCCGAAAACACCCAAGATCACGATCATCCCGAAGAAGAACCCCGGCCGGCTCGGCGCGGCGACCGAGAAGGACCCGAACGACCCGGGCGGGTCGATCATCGACATCCAGCCGGACGAACAGCTCGACTACGAGCCCGGGGTCACCCGCGACTCCTGCGCCTCGCTCTACCACGAGCTGGAGCACGCCAGGATCACGGCCGAGGGCCAGGACGAGCAGACCAGCAACACCTGGTGCGGTGACACGGGCCTGCACAAGAACGAGGTCATGACGATGGAGGCGGAGAACCGGTACCGCGCGGCGCGGCGCGCGAAGGCCGTCGCCGAGGGGAAGCCGTTCGCCGAGCAGGACCCCAGGACCGCGAAGCGCACGAAGCACCGGTCCTACGTCCCGCCGTACGACGTGGTGGACGTGTCGATGCCGTCCGAGGACTGCAAGGAGACCTCGCCGCCGGGTTCGATCCGCCGGGCGCTGGGCTGCTCGGTCGCCCCGCGGGCCAAGGTCGGCGCGGCACCGCCGTTCGGTGCCCGACGGGCGCAGAGCGGCGGGAAGTGCGCGGTCAGCGACGGCGACCCGCACCTGACCACGTTCGACGGGTACGGCTACGACTTCCAGGCGGTCGGCGAGTTCGTCGCGGCGCGGTCGGCGTCGGGTGACCTGGAGGTCCAGGTCCGGCAGAGCGCCCTGCTCGACGACCGGACGGTCTCGGTGAACACCGCCGTGGCGGTGGAGGTCGGCGGGGACCGGGTCGTGTTCACCCTCGACGGCGGCGTCCTCGCGGTCGCGGTGAACGGAACGCCGGCGGCGGACCTGCCCGGGTCGGTGACGCGGACGCCCGCGACCGCCGAGTACTCCGGTGACGCCTACACCGTGCGCTGGCCGGACGGGTCGGTGGTGGACCTCGAGCCGATCGCGCCCTGGGGCATCCGGCTGTCCGCCGGGCCGGCCGAACCCCGGCGGGGCACGCTGTCCGGGCTGCTGGGCGACTTCGACGGCAACCGCGACGACGACCTGACCCCGCGCGGCGGCACGCCGTTGCCCCAGCCGCCGTCGTTCGAGCAGCGGTACCGGCAGTTCGGCGACAGCTGGCGGGTGACGCAACCGGAGTCGCTGTTCGACTACGCGCCCGGCCAGGACACCACCACCTTCACCGACCGCTCGCTGCCCGCCGGCGAGACCGTCATCCCGGACGACCGGCGCGCGTCGGCCACGGCGGCGTGCCGGCTGGCGGGCGTGCGGGACCTGCTGGAGCAGTGCGTGCTGGACACCGCGCTCACCGGCCAACCGGTGTTCGCCGTGAGCACCGCCGAATCCGAGTCGTCCCGGACGACCCCGCCCGCACCCGGCGGCGGCCCGCTGCGCGACGGGGACACCGCGTCCGGGACGGGCGGCAAGGGCGTGTTCGACCTGGAACTGGGCGACGCCGCGGAGTTCCGCCTGGTCGGCGTCACCGGCCAGATCTTCTTCCAGCTGATCGACCCGGACGGCACCGCCCACCGCTCCACCGGCAGCACCCTGCCCGGCAGCAACGGCTTCCGCGTCCCCCGCCCGGGTCACCACCGCCTGGAGGTCGACGGCGCGGACGGCTTCACCGGCGACTTCTCCTTCCGCCTGGTGACGCTGAAGTTCCGCAAGCTCACGGCGAAGCTGGACGACCGCGTGACCGGCACCCTCGACGTCCCGGGCCGCGTGGACCTCTACACCTTCGACCCGCAGGGCGCCGAGGACGTGCAACTGGCCGATCCCCAGCAGTGCGAGCACTTCCAGTCCGGCGTGGTCCCGGACGTGCCGGAGGCCTCCGTCCTGGCCCCCGCGACCTGTGCGGCGAGGTGCCGTTGCCGGTGGTCGACCCGGACCGGCCGCACGTGCTGGTGA
- a CDS encoding PP2C family protein-serine/threonine phosphatase: MDVGRGSEMRLRVLEAITDSALRELDLDKLFDVLLAKTRELLAVDTVTALLTDPGGAQLVARATVGLEEEVFQGVRVPFGSGFAGRVAQSREPVQISRVDESTVVNPLLWRRGLHVLLGVPMIAEDNLVGVLHIGSTTDRRFTDDEVDLLQLVADRLAVGVYAHRSRSARSAAAVLQDSLLPSRLPATAGWGMAARYVPGTESGVGGDWYDVFDLPGGRIGLVIGDVVGSGLAAAIIMGRLRSALRAYALEFDDPGTVLGKLDRKAAHFEHHTMATVAYAVVHTDSGRMDLALAGHLPPVLAVPDADARFVDAEVDPPIGYHLAVTGRHTTSLDLPPGALVALYTDGLVERRHEDLDERLDLLRRSVTPTTPELACARIMDTLVGDHPPNDDIALLTVRHNPAR, from the coding sequence ATGGACGTCGGCCGGGGCTCGGAGATGCGGCTGCGGGTCCTGGAGGCGATCACCGACAGCGCGTTGCGGGAACTGGACCTGGACAAGCTGTTCGACGTCCTGCTGGCCAAGACCCGCGAGCTGCTGGCCGTGGACACCGTCACCGCCCTGCTGACCGACCCCGGCGGCGCCCAACTGGTCGCGCGGGCCACGGTCGGGTTGGAGGAGGAGGTCTTCCAGGGCGTCCGCGTGCCGTTCGGGTCCGGGTTCGCCGGTCGGGTGGCGCAGTCGCGGGAACCGGTGCAGATCTCGCGGGTGGACGAGTCCACCGTGGTCAACCCACTGCTGTGGAGGCGCGGGTTGCACGTCCTGCTGGGCGTGCCGATGATCGCCGAGGACAACCTCGTGGGCGTGCTGCACATCGGCAGCACCACCGACCGCCGGTTCACCGACGACGAGGTGGACCTGCTCCAGCTCGTCGCCGACCGGCTCGCGGTGGGCGTCTACGCGCACCGGTCCCGCTCCGCGCGGTCCGCCGCGGCCGTGTTGCAGGACAGCCTGCTGCCCTCCCGGCTGCCCGCGACCGCGGGCTGGGGCATGGCCGCCCGGTACGTGCCGGGCACGGAGAGCGGGGTCGGCGGGGACTGGTACGACGTGTTCGACCTGCCCGGCGGGCGGATCGGGCTGGTCATCGGGGACGTCGTCGGCAGCGGCCTGGCCGCCGCGATCATCATGGGACGGCTGCGCAGCGCCCTGCGCGCCTACGCCCTGGAGTTCGACGACCCCGGCACGGTGCTGGGCAAGCTGGACCGCAAGGCCGCCCACTTCGAGCACCACACCATGGCCACGGTCGCCTACGCGGTGGTCCACACCGACTCCGGGCGCATGGACCTGGCGCTGGCCGGGCACCTGCCGCCCGTGCTGGCCGTCCCCGACGCCGACGCGCGCTTCGTCGACGCCGAGGTCGACCCGCCGATCGGCTACCACCTGGCCGTCACCGGCCGCCACACCACCTCGCTGGACCTGCCGCCGGGCGCGCTGGTCGCCCTCTACACCGACGGCCTGGTGGAACGCCGCCACGAGGACCTGGACGAACGCCTGGACCTGCTGCGCCGGTCGGTCACGCCCACCACGCCCGAACTGGCGTGCGCCCGCATCATGGACACCCTGGTCGGCGACCACCCGCCCAACGACGACATCGCCCTGCTCACCGTCCGCCACAACCCGGCGCGGTAA
- a CDS encoding glycosyltransferase family 4 protein, translated as MKVVMVSTGAPPDPLGGIGTYVEGLLSGMASQDAEVHLVGASRHRTLPRVSREGRVTVRRVPTGRELPRTRLGMAVAVARLNWAGVRYVWRLRESVDVVAVHDWMCAPAGLVSALLRLPVCFHVHSAETFRGSGAVAALGRLLTRVLSRWARLVVVPSADTVAAVPGLAARDVAVVSHGAGKAWRMACPDDGERVVVRDKVRAFYGLREGQRLVVFAGRYAAHKGVLELLDAFRRVLDDGVDATLVMAGSGWPDTAFDGRVHERVRRLGLDGRVHVLGRFLDTDELRDHFVAADACVFPSTYEPFGFVALEAMALRATTVVGPGFDEDVVGSAEGACLRVSSGDPVELAAAVVRAFGADLGARARRYVLAHHSWEAAAGRTLRAYAEAVGR; from the coding sequence GTGAAGGTGGTGATGGTGTCCACGGGGGCGCCGCCGGACCCGTTGGGCGGGATCGGCACGTACGTCGAAGGCCTGCTGAGCGGCATGGCGTCACAGGACGCCGAGGTGCACCTGGTGGGCGCGTCCCGGCACCGCACGCTGCCGCGGGTGTCGCGGGAGGGCCGGGTGACCGTGCGGCGCGTGCCCACGGGGCGCGAGTTGCCCCGGACGCGGCTGGGCATGGCGGTCGCGGTGGCGCGGCTGAACTGGGCGGGTGTCCGGTACGTGTGGCGGCTGCGCGAGTCCGTGGACGTGGTGGCCGTGCACGACTGGATGTGCGCGCCCGCCGGGCTGGTGAGCGCGCTGCTGCGGCTGCCGGTGTGCTTCCACGTGCACTCCGCCGAGACCTTCCGCGGCTCGGGGGCGGTGGCCGCGCTGGGTCGGCTGCTGACCCGGGTGTTGAGCCGGTGGGCACGGCTGGTGGTGGTGCCCTCGGCGGACACCGTGGCCGCCGTTCCGGGGCTGGCCGCGCGGGACGTGGCCGTGGTGTCGCACGGCGCGGGCAAGGCGTGGCGGATGGCCTGCCCGGACGACGGTGAGCGGGTCGTGGTGCGGGACAAGGTGCGCGCGTTCTACGGGCTCCGCGAGGGGCAGCGGCTGGTGGTGTTCGCCGGTCGGTACGCGGCGCACAAGGGCGTGCTGGAACTGCTCGACGCCTTCCGGCGCGTGCTGGACGACGGGGTCGACGCGACCCTGGTCATGGCCGGTTCCGGGTGGCCGGACACCGCGTTCGACGGCCGGGTGCACGAGCGGGTGCGGCGGTTGGGGCTCGACGGGCGCGTGCACGTGCTGGGGCGGTTCCTGGACACCGACGAGCTGCGGGACCACTTCGTCGCCGCCGACGCCTGCGTGTTCCCCTCGACCTACGAGCCGTTCGGGTTCGTCGCGCTGGAAGCCATGGCACTGCGGGCGACGACAGTGGTCGGGCCGGGGTTCGACGAAGACGTGGTGGGCAGCGCGGAGGGCGCGTGCCTGCGGGTGAGTAGTGGCGACCCGGTCGAGTTGGCGGCGGCGGTCGTCCGGGCCTTTGGGGCGGACCTGGGCGCGCGGGCGCGGCGGTACGTCCTGGCCCACCACTCCTGGGAGGCGGCGGCCGGCCGCACGTTGCGCGCCTACGCCGAGGCGGTCGGCCGGTGA
- a CDS encoding M6 family metalloprotease domain-containing protein: protein MRSVLMSLTLVAGLLVAAPVATAAPGCALPGRTGWTDEGHDTDRVQFQPSVGARRVLTLFVDFPDAPATDATTEYENALAPADGWLREASYGRVSLSVTPLRRWLRMPQVSTSYGFDRGITFEQHELYVRQAVAAADPYADFSAYDLVYVVPTRAASAITFSPTYLYDRQTAGVVADGTRVKWAVTYGQDMWRWGFKVAAHETGHTFGLPDLYAFTAPGHQYVGGWDVMGLISGPAPRHFGWHAWKLGWIDDSQVTCATTRGRWTVGLTSGGVVGGVKIAVVRTGETTAYVVESRRATGLDARACSTGALVYRVDSAVRTGSGPIRVVDGNPGVTPPAGCAALDMAALRPGQSVQDGSVRVEVLSAGSGGDLVRLTVA, encoded by the coding sequence ATGCGCAGTGTGTTGATGTCGTTGACGCTGGTGGCGGGGTTGCTGGTCGCCGCGCCGGTCGCGACCGCCGCACCGGGTTGTGCACTGCCCGGACGGACGGGGTGGACCGACGAGGGGCACGACACCGACCGGGTCCAGTTCCAGCCTTCGGTGGGCGCGCGTCGGGTGCTGACACTGTTCGTGGACTTCCCCGACGCGCCCGCGACGGACGCCACCACCGAGTACGAGAACGCCCTGGCGCCGGCGGACGGGTGGTTGCGGGAGGCGTCCTACGGGCGGGTGTCGTTGAGCGTCACGCCGTTGCGGCGCTGGTTGCGGATGCCGCAGGTGTCGACCAGTTACGGGTTCGATCGAGGGATCACGTTCGAGCAGCACGAGCTGTACGTGCGGCAGGCCGTGGCCGCCGCCGACCCGTACGCCGACTTCTCGGCCTACGACCTGGTGTACGTGGTGCCGACGCGGGCGGCGAGCGCGATCACGTTCTCCCCCACCTACCTCTACGACCGGCAGACCGCGGGCGTGGTGGCCGACGGGACGCGGGTGAAGTGGGCCGTCACCTACGGGCAGGACATGTGGCGGTGGGGGTTCAAGGTCGCGGCCCACGAGACCGGGCACACCTTCGGCCTGCCGGACCTGTACGCGTTCACCGCGCCCGGCCACCAGTACGTCGGCGGGTGGGACGTGATGGGGCTGATCTCGGGTCCGGCGCCGCGCCACTTCGGGTGGCACGCGTGGAAGCTGGGCTGGATCGACGACAGCCAGGTGACCTGTGCGACCACGCGGGGCCGGTGGACCGTCGGGCTGACGTCCGGGGGCGTTGTCGGGGGCGTCAAGATCGCGGTCGTGCGGACCGGCGAGACGACCGCGTACGTGGTGGAGTCCCGGCGTGCCACGGGTCTGGACGCGCGGGCGTGCTCGACCGGGGCGCTGGTGTACCGGGTCGACTCGGCGGTCCGGACCGGATCCGGTCCGATCCGGGTGGTCGACGGCAACCCGGGCGTGACGCCGCCGGCCGGGTGCGCGGCTCTGGACATGGCGGCCCTGCGACCCGGTCAGTCCGTTCAGGACGGCTCGGTGCGGGTGGAGGTGCTGTCGGCGGGCAGTGGTGGTGACCTGGTCCGGTTGACCGTGGCCTAG